A single region of the Sphingobium sp. EP60837 genome encodes:
- the ntrX gene encoding nitrogen assimilation response regulator NtrX: MALDILVVDDEEDIRDLVAGVLEDEGFSTRTAANSDSAIEALDARRPSLVLLDVWLQGSKLDGLELLDEIKRRDLTIPVLMISGHGNIDTAVAAIRKGAADFIEKPFEADRLLHLVSRATETERLRRENQVLRARFGQDDELTGTSAAINGVRATIKKVAGTGSRVLISGPAGVGKEVAARMLHSWSGRADAPFIVVAAARMDPDRVEEELFGVEDPSGLVRPGYLEQAHGGTLYLDEIADMPLTTQGKILRVLTDQSFTRVSGQRQVKVDVRVISSTARDLGVEIEERRFREDLFYRLNVVPLVIPSLSERRDDIPPLVEHYLARFAADRRVPSPEIASDAMAALQANEWPGNVRQLRNVIERTMILAPGERIGRIELDMLPSELTNNGSSEGMGQSAIMGAPLREARESFEREYLRIQIRRFSGNISRTATFIGMERSALHRKLKLLGITDGKDN; this comes from the coding sequence ATGGCGCTTGATATTCTGGTAGTCGATGATGAAGAGGACATTCGCGACCTGGTCGCGGGCGTGCTCGAGGATGAAGGCTTTTCCACCCGTACCGCGGCCAACAGCGACAGCGCGATCGAGGCGCTGGATGCACGGCGGCCGTCTCTGGTCCTGCTCGATGTATGGCTGCAGGGATCGAAGCTTGATGGGCTGGAACTGCTCGATGAGATCAAGCGCCGCGACCTCACCATTCCCGTGCTGATGATTTCGGGACATGGCAATATCGATACGGCGGTCGCAGCGATCCGAAAAGGCGCGGCAGACTTTATCGAAAAGCCGTTCGAAGCCGACCGCTTGTTGCACCTGGTCTCCCGCGCGACAGAGACGGAAAGGCTGCGGCGCGAGAATCAGGTTTTGCGCGCCCGCTTTGGCCAGGATGATGAGCTGACCGGCACGTCGGCCGCGATCAACGGGGTGCGCGCGACGATCAAGAAAGTGGCAGGCACCGGGAGCCGCGTACTGATTTCCGGGCCGGCCGGGGTCGGCAAGGAGGTCGCAGCTCGGATGCTCCACAGTTGGAGCGGCAGGGCCGACGCGCCTTTCATCGTCGTGGCTGCGGCGCGTATGGACCCCGATCGCGTCGAAGAAGAACTGTTCGGAGTGGAAGACCCAAGCGGCCTGGTACGCCCCGGCTATCTTGAGCAGGCGCATGGTGGCACGCTCTATCTCGACGAGATCGCAGACATGCCGCTCACAACGCAGGGCAAGATCCTGCGGGTTCTGACCGACCAGAGCTTCACGCGCGTGAGTGGGCAACGCCAGGTTAAGGTGGATGTGCGGGTCATTTCATCGACCGCGCGTGACCTGGGAGTGGAAATAGAAGAGCGCCGGTTCCGCGAGGATCTCTTCTATCGCCTCAACGTCGTGCCGCTTGTCATTCCCTCGCTGTCCGAACGGCGCGATGACATCCCGCCGCTGGTCGAACATTATCTCGCCCGCTTTGCCGCTGACCGCCGCGTGCCTTCACCGGAAATCGCGAGTGACGCCATGGCCGCGCTTCAGGCGAATGAATGGCCGGGCAATGTTCGTCAGTTGCGCAACGTAATTGAGCGCACGATGATACTTGCGCCCGGTGAGCGTATCGGGCGGATCGAACTCGACATGCTGCCCAGCGAATTGACCAACAATGGTTCCAGCGAGGGAATGGGCCAGTCTGCGATCATGGGAGCACCGCTGCGGGAAGCCCGGGAGAGTTTCGAACGCGAATATCTGCGCATTCAAATCAGGCGCTTTTCGGGAAACATATCGCGCACCGCAACCTTCATCGGGATGGAGCGCTCCGCGCTTCACCGCAAGCTGAAGTTGCTGGGCATTACTGACGGCAAGGACAACTGA
- the hflX gene encoding GTPase HflX, which translates to MAVFNRDSADEVSRGARAVVVRAEVHGVERRDSEARLEEAKGLALAIGIDVRAAQAFRVRDRKPATLFGGGQVDQIATLARMEEAELVIVDNALSPVQQSNLEKATEAKVIDRTGLILEIFGERAATNEGRLQVELAHLDYQAGRLVRSWTHLERQRGGFGFLGGPGETQIEADRRMIRDRMAKIRRELDQVTRTRSLHRARRQRAPWPVIALVGYTNAGKSTLFNRMTGAHVMAEDLLFATLDPTMRQIALPGLDKAILSDTVGFVSDLPTQLIAAFRATLEEVLSADLIIHVRDIAHPDSEAQRDDVIDVLSELGVAGEGALEAREEGDEAPPIIEAWNKLDLLDEDAAGQVREMASRRDDVVILSALTGEGVDDLQRTISGRLTAGAQVHQLQVRLSDGAALAWLHEHGEVIDSTAGDGEMIIDVRLSESALARFRKRATI; encoded by the coding sequence ATGGCGGTCTTCAATCGCGATTCTGCCGATGAGGTATCGCGCGGCGCGCGCGCTGTTGTCGTGCGCGCAGAGGTTCATGGTGTCGAGCGGCGCGACAGCGAGGCACGGCTAGAGGAGGCAAAGGGGCTCGCACTGGCGATCGGCATCGATGTGCGTGCCGCTCAAGCCTTTCGTGTGCGCGATCGAAAGCCGGCAACGCTGTTCGGCGGTGGCCAGGTCGATCAGATCGCGACGCTGGCGCGAATGGAAGAGGCCGAACTGGTCATCGTGGACAACGCGCTTAGCCCTGTTCAGCAGAGCAATCTGGAAAAGGCGACCGAAGCCAAGGTGATCGATCGGACCGGGCTCATCTTGGAAATCTTCGGCGAGCGCGCGGCCACCAATGAAGGACGGCTCCAGGTCGAACTCGCTCATCTTGACTATCAGGCGGGGCGACTGGTTCGCAGTTGGACGCATCTTGAACGGCAGCGAGGCGGCTTCGGCTTCCTTGGCGGCCCGGGTGAAACGCAGATCGAAGCGGACCGGCGGATGATCCGCGACCGGATGGCGAAGATTCGCAGGGAACTGGATCAGGTCACGCGGACCCGAAGCCTGCATCGGGCGCGGCGGCAACGTGCGCCGTGGCCGGTGATCGCGCTGGTTGGCTACACCAATGCCGGGAAATCCACTCTTTTCAACCGGATGACAGGCGCGCATGTGATGGCGGAGGATCTGCTGTTCGCAACGCTTGATCCGACCATGCGCCAGATTGCGCTTCCGGGTTTGGACAAGGCGATCCTGTCGGATACCGTGGGCTTTGTGTCGGACCTTCCGACCCAGCTTATCGCGGCCTTTAGGGCCACTCTGGAAGAGGTGCTGTCTGCAGACCTCATCATCCATGTCCGCGACATTGCGCATCCCGACAGCGAGGCGCAGCGAGACGACGTGATCGACGTGCTGAGCGAGCTTGGCGTAGCGGGGGAGGGCGCGCTCGAGGCGAGAGAAGAGGGAGATGAAGCTCCGCCGATCATCGAAGCGTGGAACAAGCTCGATCTGCTGGACGAAGATGCGGCCGGACAAGTGCGCGAGATGGCGTCCCGGCGGGATGATGTCGTGATCCTGTCGGCGCTTACCGGAGAAGGGGTGGATGACCTGCAACGGACGATCAGCGGCCGTTTGACCGCTGGGGCGCAAGTCCATCAACTACAGGTGCGGCTGTCGGATGGCGCGGCGCTGGCGTGGCTGCATGAGCATGGCGAGGTGATCGACAGCACGGCTGGGGACGGAGAGATGATCATCGATGTCCGGCTTTCGGAGTCCGCGCTTGCCCGTTTCCGGAAACGCGCGACGATCTGA
- a CDS encoding sensor histidine kinase: MQGAVTLSTRGRAWKRYFPPFLRRHLAPLVETITLLLFLGTAGLTYFLLSGQGQSYTLLTPPIVALLLVGNLVPAIALLVLLGRRVAKRRAAQSAIGSEGQLHVRLVAIFSIVASVPMLLVVIFASLLFQYGVQFWFSDSARGMLQNASDLARGYYEQNLREVGDETVTMASDLRDYLTQSNVSSPRFAEGYIYQVVTRKLNRSAIIEVGKDGVARTAATVDPDSRPASEMLSLEVVKRLEAGENVVVAAKPNQIEAVTLLYPGAKIYLYATRDSGSTAFSNVERAQKVLSDYDIFAAQSRALQLRFNVALFVGSLLLVGIAVYIALAVADWMVRPVNELVTAARRITAGDLSARVSNPQARDEIGTLAAAFNRMTQRLEAQTGALVAANSQLDERRAFIEAILSGVSAGVLSVDRDGIILLLNSSAAAILVREGDDPVGRPLTAVSPELAALIASEEGAGIVQTRAHGEVRTLAVKVSEDASRHILTFDDITQQLSDQRRAAWSDVARRIAHEIKNPLTPIQLAAERLQRRYADEVTSDKATFTRLTGTIVRQVGDLRRIVDEFSSFARMPKPVFRREAVADIARHALFLHEVAHPDVRFEFRSASPNMELVCDRRQLGQALTNIVKNAVEAIEPKPDPVEGEARGHVRMTLAQEDGHLLIEVRDDGIGLPPERERVLEPYMTTRSKGTGLGLAIVKKIVEEHMGEIRLSDADGGGTSVTLRFPSAALEKLEEGQVVTLSKGKVTANGA; the protein is encoded by the coding sequence ATGCAAGGTGCAGTGACTCTCTCCACGCGAGGTCGGGCATGGAAGAGATATTTTCCGCCCTTCCTACGTCGTCACCTGGCGCCGCTGGTCGAGACTATCACGCTCCTCCTTTTTCTCGGGACGGCGGGCCTCACCTACTTTCTGCTCTCGGGCCAGGGCCAGTCCTACACGTTGTTGACGCCGCCCATCGTCGCCCTGCTGCTGGTCGGCAATCTTGTCCCTGCAATTGCGCTGCTAGTTCTACTGGGACGCCGGGTCGCCAAGCGCCGCGCGGCACAGTCGGCGATCGGGAGCGAGGGTCAGCTTCACGTGCGGTTGGTCGCCATCTTCTCGATCGTCGCCAGCGTGCCGATGTTGCTGGTGGTAATTTTCGCTTCCCTCCTGTTCCAATATGGCGTGCAGTTCTGGTTTTCCGACAGCGCACGCGGAATGTTGCAAAATGCAAGCGACCTCGCCCGCGGCTATTATGAACAGAATTTGCGGGAGGTTGGCGACGAAACGGTCACCATGGCGAGCGACCTCCGCGACTATCTGACGCAGTCCAATGTTTCGAGCCCCCGCTTTGCGGAAGGCTATATCTATCAGGTCGTGACGCGGAAACTGAACCGATCGGCGATTATCGAAGTCGGCAAGGACGGTGTCGCGCGTACTGCAGCCACCGTCGATCCAGACAGCCGCCCAGCTTCGGAAATGCTGTCACTGGAGGTCGTTAAAAGGTTGGAAGCAGGCGAGAATGTCGTCGTTGCTGCCAAACCCAACCAGATCGAAGCGGTGACGCTGCTCTATCCCGGTGCGAAAATATATCTGTATGCGACGCGCGATTCCGGTTCCACGGCGTTCAGCAACGTCGAACGCGCGCAAAAAGTGCTCTCAGACTATGATATATTTGCTGCCCAATCCCGCGCATTGCAGCTTCGTTTCAACGTCGCATTGTTCGTTGGGTCTTTGCTGCTTGTCGGCATAGCGGTCTATATCGCGCTGGCAGTGGCTGACTGGATGGTCCGCCCTGTGAATGAGTTGGTGACGGCAGCCCGGCGCATCACGGCGGGAGACCTGTCGGCGCGCGTGTCCAATCCGCAAGCGCGCGACGAGATCGGCACCTTGGCCGCAGCCTTCAATCGGATGACCCAGCGACTGGAGGCACAAACAGGCGCGCTTGTGGCGGCGAATAGCCAACTCGATGAGCGGCGCGCCTTTATCGAAGCAATCTTGTCGGGCGTGTCGGCGGGCGTGCTGTCGGTGGATCGCGACGGGATCATTCTCCTGCTGAACAGCTCCGCGGCGGCTATTCTCGTGAGGGAAGGGGATGATCCGGTGGGGCGGCCGCTGACGGCGGTGTCGCCGGAACTTGCAGCTCTCATCGCATCGGAGGAGGGGGCTGGCATCGTCCAAACGCGTGCTCATGGCGAAGTGCGGACGTTGGCGGTCAAGGTTTCGGAGGATGCGTCGCGCCACATCCTTACCTTTGATGACATAACGCAGCAGTTGTCAGACCAGCGTCGCGCCGCATGGTCCGACGTCGCGCGGCGCATCGCTCATGAAATCAAGAACCCGCTGACCCCGATCCAACTCGCCGCGGAACGCCTGCAGCGCCGCTATGCTGACGAGGTTACCAGCGACAAGGCGACCTTTACCCGGCTGACCGGCACGATCGTTCGGCAGGTCGGAGATTTGCGACGCATCGTGGACGAATTCTCATCCTTCGCACGCATGCCCAAACCAGTGTTCCGGCGCGAGGCAGTGGCGGACATCGCCCGTCATGCGCTGTTTCTGCATGAGGTGGCGCATCCGGATGTGCGGTTTGAATTCCGCAGTGCTTCACCCAATATGGAATTGGTCTGCGACCGGCGGCAACTGGGGCAGGCCCTGACCAACATCGTCAAGAATGCGGTGGAAGCCATAGAGCCTAAACCCGACCCCGTCGAAGGGGAGGCGCGGGGCCATGTTCGCATGACCCTTGCGCAGGAGGATGGGCATCTGCTGATCGAGGTCAGGGACGACGGCATCGGACTACCGCCGGAACGGGAGCGCGTGCTGGAGCCTTATATGACGACGCGCAGCAAGGGTACGGGTCTGGGCCTCGCGATCGTAAAGAAGATCGTGGAGGAACATATGGGCGAAATTCGCCTGAGTGATGCGGATGGCGGAGGCACAAGCGTGACGTTGCGCTTTCCATCAGCCGCGTTGGAGAAATTGGAAGAGGGGCAGGTTGTAACCTTGTCCAAAGGAAAAGTGACGGCCAATGGCGCTTGA
- the hfq gene encoding RNA chaperone Hfq, with the protein MKTVADKLNNLQDIFLNNLRKSKTPVTMFLVKGVKLQGIITWFDNFSVLLRRDGQSQLVYKHAISTVMPAQSMDLTDLRKASDGNAKPKLLQEIFLSAVRKSGSPVTMFLVNGVMLQGEIAAFDLFCMLLERDGMVQLVYKHAISTVQPLHALDLSGEGEGED; encoded by the coding sequence GTGAAGACCGTGGCCGACAAACTCAACAATCTTCAGGACATTTTCCTAAACAACCTGCGCAAGAGCAAAACCCCGGTGACCATGTTCCTGGTCAAGGGCGTGAAGCTGCAGGGGATCATCACTTGGTTCGACAACTTCTCCGTCCTGTTGCGGCGCGATGGTCAGTCGCAGCTAGTTTACAAGCATGCGATCTCCACCGTGATGCCGGCCCAGTCCATGGACCTGACAGACTTGCGCAAAGCGAGTGACGGCAATGCGAAGCCGAAGCTGCTGCAGGAAATTTTCCTTAGCGCGGTCCGTAAGTCCGGAAGCCCGGTCACGATGTTCCTCGTTAATGGCGTTATGCTGCAGGGGGAGATCGCCGCTTTCGATCTGTTCTGCATGCTGCTGGAACGTGATGGCATGGTCCAGCTGGTTTACAAGCACGCCATTTCCACCGTTCAGCCCCTCCATGCGCTCGATCTCAGCGGTGAAGGCGAGGGCGAGGATTGA